Part of the Nicotiana sylvestris chromosome 2, ASM39365v2, whole genome shotgun sequence genome, ATAAACAAACCAATTGAATCTTAAAATAGGGAGGCACTTGAAGATTCTCCAGCCACATATAATCAATGGCGTTGTTTTCCACTCAAAATGAATTTCTCTAATATTTATTAATGGATGAATTGAAAAGGAAGTGGCGATAAAATCAGGTTTTACTTTCTTTACTTTACTCAATATTTATTAATTTTCTTTCCAATGTGATACATGAAATTTAGTTTCTACGATTGTTACCGTAAATGTTTATCTTGTGATaatctcattttttttatttgcatCCGAAATATATAACATTTATTTAAAGGTTAagtttattattctttttatcaAATAAAATAATCACTTTGTTTGTATACAATTTGGTAGCAtgtataaaattatatacaatatAATCTTTTAGATTGTAAGATAAGAATTAGGTTTACACTAATACATTAAAATTACTATTAAGATCATGAAAGGATATGTGATATGTATATTAGCTTTGATCACTAGAGATATACATATGCTATTATGGTGGGAACAAACTATCAAATTTTGATATGTTTTAAATGTTATAAAGGATTGGTCGAAAAGCCATAAAAAAGAAATTTACATCCTACAATATGACCGAGGAGTTGTTATCCTTTCCAATGAAGGACAATAGTTAattcataaatatagaaatttctaATCATAGAGCAACCCAAGATAATCCTCCAATGACTATCGATAATGTAGTAAGCCAAGATGATACTATCGTAATTGGAGTAAGAGTGAACTAACTCAGGTATGTaatataaacaaaaaaataaataaaaaaatgcatCAAAAATATCATCTACAAGGAAGTATTTGGTGAGATAAGTTGAATCACATATTTCTACTTAGCTTATAAAACAAAAAAGTATTTAAAATCACTTGTATCTGAGTAAACCTTAATTGTTCATATTTGTAGGTTAAGATGATAATTATCTTGACATTGGCAACTAAATCATAGTACGAGGATTCACATTCATCATTCACAAAAATTTATACTTTATTTTTCATGTATTGTTAATTaatcaaaaaattattttgataATATTTGTATTTTCTTACAAAACGTGTATTACATAACTCAGTATACACGTGCCGagaaactagtatatatatatatatacacacacacattctgtatgttatacacaaaaaatatataaattttatactttttcggctaccaaatGTCAATAGTTTCTGTCGCGGGCTAACAGTAATAATACCGCTTAATACACATTTCGGACGGATTGGATTATAAACTGTTCTCGTTCGTCCAAAGTTCAACCTACGAATTTGATAGTATGCAAATAAAAAAGGACTGCTATAAAAGTAAAATAGCCGAAAAATGTATacaatttgtatatatatattctgtatgttacatacaaaaattatacaaattttatatactttttcggctaccaaatataaataatttttgacGCGGACTAAAAATGATAATACCCAATAAAAACTCACATATCAATAAGGTGAAAGGTGAATAATTAAAAACCAACTAATGATAAGAAAGCTTAAATTTTGGCTGCATAAACAAAAATATATTGATATACAACAGAAAGAAGAAAACACAAAGGAAATAAAAAAGTAACAGAAATTAGGACTGCTAAATTTTTTCATCTTTGCCAGCCTCAACCAAACGGGGAAAAATATAAAataccttttttttatttttttacctttCTTTAATTTATGCTTTGATTctcaaatccaattctcaactgTCTTTTATAtccatttctttctctttctctctgaTGTCTCATTTCCaaacagaaagagaaagagaaagagaaagagaaagagaaaaagagtctctttttttcttcaaaaatatcatacATCAACTTTCTCTGAAAACAACCCAGAAAAGTagaggaaaaaataaataaattcttgATCCTTTTAATATTATCAACAATATTGTTACGTATAATGCATGGCAAATACTAACAAGATTGTAAATTGGACCATAGTTATCAAAAGAAAACACATCCAATAGTTTCTCCAAATGCATGTAACACAATATATTGACTCTTTTCTTCTATTTGAAGAATGAAATGCCTAGGAAATTAAATGGGATTTTTTTGATTTAACATTCTCTGAATAATTTGTGGAGAATGGAAAAAATGGAAGGTGGCGAGGAAGTAATGCAGGGGCGTGAAGAGAGGATTTTTGTATCGGTGAGGCTAAGGCCATTGAATGAGAAAGAGGAGAGAAATGATGTTTCAGACTGGGAATGTGTCAATGATACAACAATTATATACAAGAATATTAGCCTCTCGCCATCAGAACGCTTAATATATCCCTCTGCATATACGTTTGGTAAGTCTTTACATTTGATTGTTGTAAAAATGGTTCCaaatttgtttatttatgtaaAAAGTATATTTTAGTGAATTTACATTGGAAGATCGTTTTCGTCAAAATAGCACGGGCTTGCCAgccattgaaaaatagccagcgtttgcaaagttattaaaaaatagccactattttgctgcaacacacggaaagttccagcataatatactggagattgaagtacctgtgtatgaacttccagcatattatgctgtaaattcagtatattatactggaactccagtatattatgatggaaTATTTACCGAATTTTGGATAGTATTTTCGTTCAggtttatctttatatgaaaagtggttaaatttcgattacttttgaaactgtggctatttttcaattaccacttgtaaatttgggtatttttgaatttcaccctcGTTTTCTGGATCATTTTTCAGTATTTTGCCATTATTGTGTTATTGGTTTATGATTTTGTTTATAGACAGGGTATTTAGCAGTGATTGCTGTACAAGACAGGTCTATGAAGAAGCAGCTAAAGAAGTTGCTCTTTCAGTTGTCAAAGGATACAATTGTGAGTGCATCTACTCTGCTTCTACTTTTTGGAATTTCTGAACAGAAGTCCATGTCCTGTTGTATTATTGATCTAAAGTAATTTATGTATCAACTAGCAAGTATTTTTGCCTATGGCCAAACCAGCAGTGGAAAGACCTACACTATGACTGGAATAACTGAATATGCCATAGCAGATATCTACGAATACGTACAGAAGGTAACTACTTCATGAACAATTGTTTGTTGTCTGTTTAACCAGGAGTTTTTGCTTATCAAATTAATATTACTTGTATGTAGCACAAAGAGAGAGACTTTATTTTGAAGTTTTCTGCTATGGAGATGTACAATGAATCTGTCAGAGATCTCCTTAGTGAAGATAGCACTCCACTTAGACTTCTTGACGATCCAGAGGTTACTTACTTTACTGAACAACAAAATGTTACTGCTTGTTTTTATATATCTTTTCCCCGTCTTAAATCATGCCGATCAATTTCAACAGAGAGGGACTGTTGTTGAGAAACTCACAGAGGAAATATTGAGGGACTGGGGCCATGTGATTCAGCTACTTTCTATTTGTGAAGGTAACACAATGAATAGCTTTTTTTGGCATATAATTAACCATGGTCTTGAGTTCACAATTAATGTTGCAGCTCAGAGACAGATTGGGGAGACTGCCTTCAATGAAACAAGCTCCAGATCTCACCAAATCATCAGACTGGTAAAACAACTGAAATTTCTTGTCTACCATGCTATTGACTTTTTAATACAACTAGAAGTTTGAAGTATAATTTGTTGCAGACAATTGAAAGTTCTGCTCGTGAGCACTTAGGCGGGGACAACCTGGGTACCCTTTTAGCTACTGTGGTAAGAAAATGTATCTCTCATGAAGAGCAATTGATATATAGTGTGGTGTTGCTATTATACTAAGGTAACTGCTGAATGTTTTTCCATTGAAACACAGAATTTTGTTGATTTGGCTGGAAGTGAGGGGGCATCTCAGTCGTTGTCAGCTGGTGCAAGACTGAAAGAAGGTTGTCACATAAATCGCAGCTTGCTGACTCTGGGCACTGTTATTCGTAAGCTAAGGTCGTTTAATTTTCTTGCACTGCTAACCAAGTTTAACATGATTATTAAGCAGCTCTACAAGAAGAGCTTTGCCTTCCGTGTTACATTATATAATCTGTTGCATGAAATGTGCCTAGGTCCTCTTAGCATTAttgcattcttttttttttttttttcaattctgtTTTATTAATTCCTATGGCCTGCAAAATTTAAAATGGAAGCCTGATTTAAGCATGACATACCTCCTCTGATCAATGCCGACGATTGTAACTAATTCAAGTTGTTGTATAACTTAATGCAGCAAGGATAGGACTGGTCACATTCCTTTCCGAGACTCAAAGCTAACCCGGATATTACAGCCATCATTGAGTGGCAACGGTAGAACTGCCATCATCTGTACAATGAGTCCTGCACGAAGTCATGTTGAGCAATCAAGAAATACTCTACTATTTGCAAGTTGTGCTAAGGAAGTAACTACTAACGCCCAAGTGAACGTAGCCATATCAGATAAAGCATTGGTGAAGCATTTACAGAGGGAGTTAGCAAGGTTAGAAAGTGAGTTAAGGTATCCAAGGGCTTGTATATTCCCTTCAGATTACGAAGCGTTACTGCAAGAGAAGGACCTTCAAATACAACAGGTAATGCATTTTGATGATGATAAAAAGTATTTGCAAAATTTGGAACCTCTTTCCTTTGTGACATCCGATTGTTTTACCTGGAAACTTTGGCTTGTTTCCTTCTTACACCAAAGGAAGTGACTAATGTATCCTTGATACAGCAATTTTTACAATAACAAGGAAAAAACATACGAAAAGCTGGCCTAACATGTTAGTGTATCAACAAAAAGTAATCTGTTATTGGGAAGGCACAATTGTGGTACAAGCACAGATAAATATCATTATATGTgaaactaaaaacaaaataaactgaAGGTCCAAAATTCACTGACGGAAAAATACATATAACTAAGATTTTCAGCATGCAAGATTTGCCCTCCATTATATATCTAGGATGTTAATGGCTTTTATTCTTTTGCAAATGAAGCATTTAATATTACCCCTGACATGCTATTTTGAGGTATCTCTCATCCTTATTGACTTAAATTAAGAGTTCAATTTCCTGATTATTTTACAAAAATGCACTAATGTCCCCGTCTTGAACCCTTGGTCAATTTTCCCCTCTTCTATAGCTGGAGAAGGAGATAAAGGACTTAATTTTGCAACGCGATATTGCTCAGAGTCAAGTTAAAGATCTGTTGAAACTGCTTGGAGATGATGTAATACAGGTATATAAAAGTTTACTAGACTCTACTTGCTTCCTCATTTATATATTTGCTTATTCTATGCTAAAAGGCACTTTGTACTTATTCTATAGGTTGGTCTAGGACACTACCCAAATTTGCGCGTGAAGAGATCACCAGATTTTCAAAGCCCAATGCAACAGATTTCCATTTTGAGAGACACTCGTTACATAGATGTTGATGTTAGAACACGTTCAATTGGACATAGCAGGAGTAGCTCTGAAGATCAGATTATACACGTGCCGGAGTTTGAAGAAACCATCTTTCGCAACAATACATTTCCAATGCTATTACCTGGAAGTTCAAATTATAGCAAAAGTGATTCATGTCAGGGATGGGATGAAGTTGAAAAACAAAGTAATGAGACTTCTGAGGATCTATGCAAGGAAGTTCGTTGCATTGAAACAGAAGAATCGAGTGTGAAGGGAACACAAGAATCCAATTATTCATTTCCTGAACAAAATGGTGGCTTTCCTGCTttagtaaccattgtaaatcggGAGAGAACAAATCAGGGAACATTAGTACCTCCAGACAACGGATACAGAAGATCGGTGACACCTCCACATAAGGAAAACGGGGAACTGAAACCATTACCCTTTAAAGAAGACCAAGAATCAGTGTCATCCTCATTTTTCGCGGAAGAAAGGAAATCCAGTAGAGAAATGGTGTCACTTTTCTTAAGGGTTGATCAAGCCCTTGAATCACCAAAGTTCAAGGAAGATAAAGAATTTACTTGTGTTCATTCCTCAAATGCTCCTCCAGAAAAATTATACTCACAATGTGAATTCAATGATGATAGATCGTGCAATAGAAACTTGAAGTTATCTAAAAGTAAAAGCTGCAAAGCTAGTATAATTACTGATCGATCTTCTCCATGCTTAGAGGAATCCAACAGAAATAGAAGCACACCACCATCTGAACCAGCAAGAAGTCTCAATGCAAGACCTCAGGATTCGGAAATGGAAGTTTCTCACCTGAACTTTGGCTCTGATGTTAAGTGTTCAAGAAATGATTCCACCTTCCATGCACAGAGTGCCTTCAATGTTGAGCTTGAAGTTCCAGAAAGGAAACCTTTAACTGATGAGGATGTCAATGATGCTGATGGTGCACGGGATGCAAGGATGAATGGAATGGATCAGCTTCAATATGAAATGGATGTCAAAGATTGCCATGTGAGTATCAGTCTTTTTCCTCTCCGGTTTCACTCTGCCGTCTTATTAAGTTCCCCCTACCTCATAAATCTTCTTTAATATGTGAGTGATGTGTATGTCACAGGTTCAGGAGGCTGAACTAGAGCATGATAAACCGTCAAAAAGTGTGAGAGAAGTTGGAGTGGAGCCAGTAGAAGATGATTATAAAAGTCGTTACAGCTGGCCCTTAGAATTCAAGAGACTTCAAAAAGAGATTATTGAACTTTGGCATGCTTGCAATGTCTCCTTGGCACATAGAGCCTACTTCTTCCTTCTTTTCCAAGGTGATTCCACAGATGCTATATATATGGAGGTTGAAATTAGAAGATTAACCTTCCTCAAGGACACATTTTCACGTGGAGAGAAAACCGTGGTCAATGGTCGGACTTTGTCACTGGAGGGAAGGTAATCTGCTTGCATCCATTTGAAAGTTTTCTCTAAGGTCTTTCCCTGCTAATAGATGTGTGTAAGCAGACATACATGTCATATGGAAATGAATTGTTCATAAACCTCCATTTCTATCTTTATATTTACTCGCATAAAGTAAACAAAAAGCTCAACAGTTTGCTAATTGACTAAGAGTTTCTCATACTTTCATGTTCAATATACCATATACATCTATATGTTCCATGTCTGAACTTTGAAGGATGATATAGTTGATGTTTTCATGTGCACATACCCCTTAATCGTTCTGCCAATGTTACCGATATGCAGAGCACTAATGTACTTTCATGTATACAGTTTTCTAACAAATTTCTTCGACTTCTTTAGTCAATTCAGGCTTGTATTAGATCCGTGAATGTAAATGCAATTGACTGCCATAGAACATTAAAATGAAATATGGTTTCATTAAGTCTTGTTTCATTGGAAAACAGCAAGAAAGATCTGCGAGAAGAGAGAAGGATGCTGAGCAAGCAAATGCAGAAAAAGTTAAGCGAAGCAGAACGAGACAGCCTATACCTTAAGTGGGGGATTGGGATCAATAGCAAAAGAAGGAGGTTACAATTGGCTCAGCAATTATGGACCAAGACAGATGATATGAACCACATTGCAGATAGTGCATATTTGGTAGCAAAGCTGGTTGGTTTGATGGAACCAGGAAAAGGTCCTAAGGAGATGTTTGGACTTGATTTTCCAAATACAAGTAGAAATTACAGTTTCAAAACAGGCCTGAAATCTCTTTTGTAATAGTATTGAGGAAGATCTAATGAGACGAAATTACTTGGTGAAGGCTGCATCAATCTTCCAGCTCCATTTTTCTTTGATGTTCTGATTTTAATATTAGTTAAGCCAATTTTCTCCAgctcttccctttttttttttttttttttggttttttcccCTTTTGTCATACTGATTGTAATGACTTTTAGTTTTGTACAGGAGGCCCAACTAAATATTACTTGTTGAAGAATCTTTCACTAACTAGCTAATAGTGCTCTCCCATAAACAGAACTTTTACTAATTTCATCTTATTTGATAATGTTTCCAAATCAGTGTCACTGACGATCCCAAAGTGACACCTCAACTCTCAAGGGCTAAACCAGCCATTTTGAGCTTGAAAACAGGAGGCAACTGGCCAAGTCTTCACGGTTTCGTTGTAGAGCTTGTAAATTACCTTAACCAAAATTTCGTTCGCTGACATTGCAATAGTTGATTTTAGTAAAAACACCAATCCTAATAAGTTGTAGAtgcatggttatgagtctaagtgggagattgttggggcatatactattaaccatgcatttggatatagtatattctaataattatcatggttaaaagtctaagtgggagattgttgggatatatactattaaccatgagtttggtttagatatagtatttattatgaaataattgtttattcagttttaataaagttttaaatagatcatataatagtctgtgtcctttgcttatatagtagatgatttagtgtatagagtttagcttatacacggaagattaaatcatcggttcttataagtataaagtttgagttcacaatctaatgatggaattggacaaaccatcaggaatgattgtagcacaagattaaatataattaatcttgattatgggaatggtttaattccaacttcttgtgctagtacattttgtatgtattgaacggaccaggtagagataagtattttatactgacttaataaaataaactctctagccattaaatgtacttatactcttaatcttgatataattattattagctgtgtatattattattgttttgatttattaaaaggcgagattctttcgtgggtcaatatgcctggtaaattggataataataatatacattggcgaagtaatagttagttgatggaatccatgtctcggtttagagattgatgatatacctttatgaaagcttataagttttcatgtgtaaacccggccggtggattttgtatccgacacatgaaataagttaagcgaaagtctaaaggaaataatcaataaattaaatcgtcagtaatttaatttaattgattcgtatctgaatcttaacatggggagttaaataagatttaatggatgaatttcgaaattgaataaggagtgtaattacgaatttttagtggaataattcgtaattaattatggtggatattaatttcgaaaattacaaattaattccataattggaagccttgttaattaaattctgtggtccctattgtacctaaataataggaaataaaggaatcctttttctggtggaaaagaaaacctaacaggttttggaaaagggtcttaacccttaaaacttgtgctataaatacatgaggttttccacctagagggatgagtagatgatggctgaaattttcagccaagttttcctagaaatgtcgcccacacgaaattgctattttcgggtattatttgggtaacacagtagaagaccgtggaacgttcgaggatcacgattgtgcgggtgatggagattccattgagaagttatggaactgaaggctcacgtggtagaagagatatgttcacgcttcaagaggtaacccgtgaaatcccgtttatgctagttgtctaaattacatgtgattttgatactgggattgcttccgctgcatataataatccatcaattggtatcagagctcactcacatctaattagataactaagtttttcatgaaacaagaatatggtgtttatgtgcattttttgaattacatatatttgtggttttctgaaaaactgcactgctgttttgtgaattaactgtgcataatttatggattattcttataatcatgagatatatgttttcttattgatatttgattgAGATTATCTGAATTTTTTGGGGTAAATCCTAGAAAAACGCAAAACCTGTTTTTGACCGAATAGCCGGAATTTTCGGAGGTCAGCGAACTTGACGGACTCTGATTGAGCTG contains:
- the LOC104238387 gene encoding kinesin-like protein KIN-7F isoform X2; this encodes MYQLASIFAYGQTSSGKTYTMTGITEYAIADIYEYVQKHKERDFILKFSAMEMYNESVRDLLSEDSTPLRLLDDPERGTVVEKLTEEILRDWGHVIQLLSICEAQRQIGETAFNETSSRSHQIIRLTIESSAREHLGGDNLGTLLATVNFVDLAGSEGASQSLSAGARLKEGCHINRSLLTLGTVIRKLSKDRTGHIPFRDSKLTRILQPSLSGNGRTAIICTMSPARSHVEQSRNTLLFASCAKEVTTNAQVNVAISDKALVKHLQRELARLESELRYPRACIFPSDYEALLQEKDLQIQQLEKEIKDLILQRDIAQSQVKDLLKLLGDDVIQVGLGHYPNLRVKRSPDFQSPMQQISILRDTRYIDVDVRTRSIGHSRSSSEDQIIHVPEFEETIFRNNTFPMLLPGSSNYSKSDSCQGWDEVEKQSNETSEDLCKEVRCIETEESSVKGTQESNYSFPEQNGGFPALVTIVNRERTNQGTLVPPDNGYRRSVTPPHKENGELKPLPFKEDQESVSSSFFAEERKSSREMVSLFLRVDQALESPKFKEDKEFTCVHSSNAPPEKLYSQCEFNDDRSCNRNLKLSKSKSCKASIITDRSSPCLEESNRNRSTPPSEPARSLNARPQDSEMEVSHLNFGSDVKCSRNDSTFHAQSAFNVELEVPERKPLTDEDVNDADGARDARMNGMDQLQYEMDVKDCHVQEAELEHDKPSKSVREVGVEPVEDDYKSRYSWPLEFKRLQKEIIELWHACNVSLAHRAYFFLLFQGDSTDAIYMEVEIRRLTFLKDTFSRGEKTVVNGRTLSLEGSKKDLREERRMLSKQMQKKLSEAERDSLYLKWGIGINSKRRRLQLAQQLWTKTDDMNHIADSAYLVAKLVGLMEPGKGPKEMFGLDFPNTSRNYSFKTGLKSLL
- the LOC104238387 gene encoding kinesin-like protein KIN-7F isoform X1, whose product is MEKMEGGEEVMQGREERIFVSVRLRPLNEKEERNDVSDWECVNDTTIIYKNISLSPSERLIYPSAYTFDRVFSSDCCTRQVYEEAAKEVALSVVKGYNSSIFAYGQTSSGKTYTMTGITEYAIADIYEYVQKHKERDFILKFSAMEMYNESVRDLLSEDSTPLRLLDDPERGTVVEKLTEEILRDWGHVIQLLSICEAQRQIGETAFNETSSRSHQIIRLTIESSAREHLGGDNLGTLLATVNFVDLAGSEGASQSLSAGARLKEGCHINRSLLTLGTVIRKLSKDRTGHIPFRDSKLTRILQPSLSGNGRTAIICTMSPARSHVEQSRNTLLFASCAKEVTTNAQVNVAISDKALVKHLQRELARLESELRYPRACIFPSDYEALLQEKDLQIQQLEKEIKDLILQRDIAQSQVKDLLKLLGDDVIQVGLGHYPNLRVKRSPDFQSPMQQISILRDTRYIDVDVRTRSIGHSRSSSEDQIIHVPEFEETIFRNNTFPMLLPGSSNYSKSDSCQGWDEVEKQSNETSEDLCKEVRCIETEESSVKGTQESNYSFPEQNGGFPALVTIVNRERTNQGTLVPPDNGYRRSVTPPHKENGELKPLPFKEDQESVSSSFFAEERKSSREMVSLFLRVDQALESPKFKEDKEFTCVHSSNAPPEKLYSQCEFNDDRSCNRNLKLSKSKSCKASIITDRSSPCLEESNRNRSTPPSEPARSLNARPQDSEMEVSHLNFGSDVKCSRNDSTFHAQSAFNVELEVPERKPLTDEDVNDADGARDARMNGMDQLQYEMDVKDCHVQEAELEHDKPSKSVREVGVEPVEDDYKSRYSWPLEFKRLQKEIIELWHACNVSLAHRAYFFLLFQGDSTDAIYMEVEIRRLTFLKDTFSRGEKTVVNGRTLSLEGSKKDLREERRMLSKQMQKKLSEAERDSLYLKWGIGINSKRRRLQLAQQLWTKTDDMNHIADSAYLVAKLVGLMEPGKGPKEMFGLDFPNTSRNYSFKTGLKSLL